A DNA window from Delphinus delphis chromosome 6, mDelDel1.2, whole genome shotgun sequence contains the following coding sequences:
- the TOR4A gene encoding torsin-4A isoform X1, translating to MCSGTCCGSSSTCTTGWPHPSWRPCRRRWSPRAREGDLHAKRRPCAMDRGQPSPEPAAADHVAPGPSVIAPVRAVVRLRRRVRLLRKRCFSPTAVRPDSEPRAPRADPDQPQFFTFDGPAELSSRPPRKKRRRSRLVLYPETSRKYRPRVERRSRAQRCLLLLVAIVGFQVLNAIENLDDNAQRYDLDGLEKALQRAVFGQPAAVERIVALLRDYLATHVHSRPLLLALHGPSGVGKSHVGRLLARHFRAVLEDGALVLQYHARHHCPEPRAAEDCRQELARRVADVVARAEAEEKTPLLLLDDVELLPPALLDELHGFLQPQRSHHFHNAIYVLLSGNGGAEVTRFVLQNASRALALRADGAHGAGAAAVAAQAEEELRASLRALLVREHPLWEVATIVPFLLLDKGDVVNCFRDEMAGEGFFPEQARAELLAAQLSYYRVAGREFAVTGCKQVVATVNLL from the coding sequence GGAGGGTGACCTGCATGCCAAGCGCCGCCCCTGCGCCATGGACCGCGGCCAGCCCAGTCCGGAGCCCGCGGCAGCGGACCACGTCGCCCCCGGCCCGAGCGTGATCGCGCCCGTGCGCGCCGTGGTCCGCCTGCGCCGTCGCGTGCGCCTCCTGCGCAAGCGGTGCTTCTCGCCTACGGCCGTGAGGCCGGACTCCGAGCCCCGGGCGCCGCGCGCGGACCCGGACCAGCCTCAGTTCTTCACCTTCGACGGCCCGGCGGAGCTGTCCTCGAGGCCGCCGCGAAAGAAGCGCCGGCGCAGCCGCTTGGTGCTCTACCCCGAGACGTCGCGCAAGTACCGGCCGCGCGTGGAGCGCCGGAGCCGCGCGCAGCGTTGCCTGTTGTTGCTCGTGGCCATCGTGGGCTTCCAGGTGCTCAACGCCATCGAGAACCTGGACGATAACGCGCAGCGCTATGACCTTGACGGGCTGGAGAAGGCGCTGCAGCGTGCCGTGTTCGGCCAGCCGGCGGCCGTGGAGCGCATCGTGGCGCTGCTGCGGGACTACCTGGCCACGCACGTGCACAGCCGCCCGCTGCTCCTGGCGCTGCACGGGCCCAGCGGCGTGGGCAAGAGCCATGTGGGCCGCCTGCTGGCGCGCCACTTCCGCGCGGTGCTCGAGGACGGCGCGCTCGTGCTGCAGTACCACGCGCGGCACCACTGCCCCGAGCCGCGCGCCGCGGAGGACTGTCGCCAGGAGCTGGCGCGGCGCGTGGCCGACGTCGTGGCGCGGGCCGAGGCGGAGGAGAAGACCCCGCTCCTGCTTCTGGACGACGTGGAGCTCCTGCCGCCGGCGCTGCTGGACGAGCTGCACGGCTTCCTGCAGCCGCAGCGCTCGCACCACTTCCACAATGCCATCTACGTGCTCCTCAGCGGCAATGGCGGCGCGGAGGTCACGCGCTTCGTGCTGCAGAACGCGTCCCGCGCGCTGGCCCTGCGCGCAGACGGCGCCCACGGGGCCGGGGCCGCGGCGGTGGCGGCACAGGCTGAGGAGGAGCTGCGCGCCAGCCTGAGGGCGCTCCTGGTCCGCGAGCACCCGCTGTGGGAGGTCGCGACTATCGTGCCCTTCCTGCTGCTGGACAAGGGGGACGTGGTCAACTGCTTCCGGGACGAGATGGCCGGGGAGGGCTTCTTCCCAGAGCAGGCCCGCGCCGAGCTCCTGGCCGCGCAGCTCAGTTACTACCGCGTGGCTGGCCGGGAGTTCGCCGTCACTGGCTGCAAGCAGGTGGTGGCCACGGTGAACCTCTTGTAG
- the TOR4A gene encoding torsin-4A isoform X2, giving the protein MDRGQPSPEPAAADHVAPGPSVIAPVRAVVRLRRRVRLLRKRCFSPTAVRPDSEPRAPRADPDQPQFFTFDGPAELSSRPPRKKRRRSRLVLYPETSRKYRPRVERRSRAQRCLLLLVAIVGFQVLNAIENLDDNAQRYDLDGLEKALQRAVFGQPAAVERIVALLRDYLATHVHSRPLLLALHGPSGVGKSHVGRLLARHFRAVLEDGALVLQYHARHHCPEPRAAEDCRQELARRVADVVARAEAEEKTPLLLLDDVELLPPALLDELHGFLQPQRSHHFHNAIYVLLSGNGGAEVTRFVLQNASRALALRADGAHGAGAAAVAAQAEEELRASLRALLVREHPLWEVATIVPFLLLDKGDVVNCFRDEMAGEGFFPEQARAELLAAQLSYYRVAGREFAVTGCKQVVATVNLL; this is encoded by the coding sequence ATGGACCGCGGCCAGCCCAGTCCGGAGCCCGCGGCAGCGGACCACGTCGCCCCCGGCCCGAGCGTGATCGCGCCCGTGCGCGCCGTGGTCCGCCTGCGCCGTCGCGTGCGCCTCCTGCGCAAGCGGTGCTTCTCGCCTACGGCCGTGAGGCCGGACTCCGAGCCCCGGGCGCCGCGCGCGGACCCGGACCAGCCTCAGTTCTTCACCTTCGACGGCCCGGCGGAGCTGTCCTCGAGGCCGCCGCGAAAGAAGCGCCGGCGCAGCCGCTTGGTGCTCTACCCCGAGACGTCGCGCAAGTACCGGCCGCGCGTGGAGCGCCGGAGCCGCGCGCAGCGTTGCCTGTTGTTGCTCGTGGCCATCGTGGGCTTCCAGGTGCTCAACGCCATCGAGAACCTGGACGATAACGCGCAGCGCTATGACCTTGACGGGCTGGAGAAGGCGCTGCAGCGTGCCGTGTTCGGCCAGCCGGCGGCCGTGGAGCGCATCGTGGCGCTGCTGCGGGACTACCTGGCCACGCACGTGCACAGCCGCCCGCTGCTCCTGGCGCTGCACGGGCCCAGCGGCGTGGGCAAGAGCCATGTGGGCCGCCTGCTGGCGCGCCACTTCCGCGCGGTGCTCGAGGACGGCGCGCTCGTGCTGCAGTACCACGCGCGGCACCACTGCCCCGAGCCGCGCGCCGCGGAGGACTGTCGCCAGGAGCTGGCGCGGCGCGTGGCCGACGTCGTGGCGCGGGCCGAGGCGGAGGAGAAGACCCCGCTCCTGCTTCTGGACGACGTGGAGCTCCTGCCGCCGGCGCTGCTGGACGAGCTGCACGGCTTCCTGCAGCCGCAGCGCTCGCACCACTTCCACAATGCCATCTACGTGCTCCTCAGCGGCAATGGCGGCGCGGAGGTCACGCGCTTCGTGCTGCAGAACGCGTCCCGCGCGCTGGCCCTGCGCGCAGACGGCGCCCACGGGGCCGGGGCCGCGGCGGTGGCGGCACAGGCTGAGGAGGAGCTGCGCGCCAGCCTGAGGGCGCTCCTGGTCCGCGAGCACCCGCTGTGGGAGGTCGCGACTATCGTGCCCTTCCTGCTGCTGGACAAGGGGGACGTGGTCAACTGCTTCCGGGACGAGATGGCCGGGGAGGGCTTCTTCCCAGAGCAGGCCCGCGCCGAGCTCCTGGCCGCGCAGCTCAGTTACTACCGCGTGGCTGGCCGGGAGTTCGCCGTCACTGGCTGCAAGCAGGTGGTGGCCACGGTGAACCTCTTGTAG